The genomic DNA GGAACAGTGGGCAAGGCAGGCTACAGAACACCCTCAAACCTTGAGGAAGAATACAGAATTTTAGACTTGCTGTTGATCTGAAAGCAAAGTGTGTTTTGCAAGAATCTCTTGGGgcacaaaagggaaaaacccAGGCCAAGCTCCCCCTTTCCCCTGAGTTTGTGCCaccctccccaggcagagcGGTGCCAGCgaggcagggccaggggaggGGATGAGGGGTCTCTGGTACCTGCCAGGATTTCTCTGATGCCTGGAGCAGAGTGGACAAGAGCTGCTGTAAAATCACCATCTTCTGCTTGAGCAGCAGCTCGCGGTGCAGGGCCTCCTGTGGGCAGGGGGGACACGGTCAGTgggagccagagctggggacagcccagggctggcctggccctgcccgggggctccagctcctgcagctctgttgcCTTTCTTGGCCATGTTCAAATTGGCCTTTTAACACCCCTTCATTCAGCAATTTTATATactaattttatatatatactaaTTTTAAAGATATTATTCTTGATGAAAGCCAGCTGTCCCGGTGGGTGCTGAGCAGTGTTTGGTACCTACCGTCAGGTAGTTGGAGAGCTGCACCATTTCctgaaagggaaagggaaatgtTTATAAACAGGGTTGTTTTAGTTTATAAACATGTCATGAACTTGCTacaaaaatctaaatatttgtatttaaaagtgAATTAACAGCCTATGTTTGGGTGGAGAGGGAGAGCCTGCTGGGGTGCACTGGGTTGGCTTTTCTAGGGAAGTGGAAATATTTCCACAGCAGTTTAACTTCAGGAATTCCAGGCTGGTCATTACCTGTGCTGTCCTTACCTTATTTAAAACTGCTATTCCCCAgctgaaatggaaaacaaagtgTGTGTTACTGAGGTGTCAGGGGCCCTTCAGCCCGTCCCAGGCGGGGCAGGGAGTGTCAGAGCAGAAAACCTCGGGTGCTTTTTGGAGGGGGAGCCCTTTGGGGCTCGGGgagctctgggaattcccagggaggggcaggagctgcttaCTCTGTCTGCTGGCTCGAGTCTCTCACTCCTGAGCTTGGCTTTGGGAGGCTCTGGGTTCCTGTGGAAGCGAAGTGAGAGGGTGTGAACGATCCCCCGGGGGCCCTGGGTGCTTTTCCATCAGGATGTCTCCCAGATTAAAGTGTCCAGTGACAGCTCAAGGGGCACAAAGATGATGGACAGATGATGCTCTGATGGACAGAGAGCAGCGTGGGAGTTACCCTGCAGTGAAATCACTGCCTGGGGACAGAAACAGGGCAGCCCcggggcagagcagctgctcacaGCACCGATGGTCAAGCTGTGGGCTGGTTTATCCTTCCCCAGGAAAAACATTCCGAATTGCTGCAGTCTGCAGGGAGAGCTCGGACTGGGGTGGTGAAAGAGCGCAGGAGTGGGGATGTGGCTGGGGAGCTGATCCCAAACAGCCCCAGGGAGATGTGAGGGTGGGAAGGGAATAATCTGAGCATCCCTCACGTACCTTGGGTGCTGAGAGAGTCCCCTGGTCCCTGGGGGATGCTGAGGCTCAGCAGGGACGGAGCAGGGGGGAATGTGGAGCAGCTCCTCGGGCTCTGCAATGAGAGGGCAGCTGCAGTCAGTGTTTCCCCAGAGCAGGCTGAGGGCAGGGGCTGTACCCGCTGATGCCAAGGAGCCAGGGCAAATCCACAGGGATtcggctgcagcagctccagagctttGTGGCACACTGGGGAAAACCCTGCTGGCTCTTGGGGTGGGGGATGACACCCCAGAACGGGACAGGGTGGCCGTGAGCGGGGCTCTGCTGTGGGTCAGTGCTGCCCCcaggctcctggggctgctgagcGAGGGGTGGGTGATGCTCTGctcactctgctgctgcacagggagctCCAGGGTGGGTCTGTGTGAATCACCTCCTGCTCAGCTCTGTCTGCTCACACAGCTCCGTCAGCCCCCGGGGAGTTTtacacagaaatacatttaCAAGGGGAGCTGTTTGGCTCTGCCTGGGGTGTTTTGCACCTTTCCAAAGGTGTTCCTGAAGGCAGGGAGCTCTCTGGGATCCTGTGTGGGTAACAAGTGCCAGGGAATCTCCTGCCTCCTCCACCCTTCCTGCTCACAGGTGATGGAGGGAGGCTGGGGGAATGGAGCTCACATACCAAGggtaaaaataatttgtgaagTGCCAaactgcagcctggcagcaaGAAGGTGGAGTTGTACTTGgagaaatggcagaaaaatctCCATGTGCTTGGGGcttggagaggagcagggaggtgtcTGTGTCCCCACGCCTGACTCTGCAGTTCGTAGGgaaatgaacattttttctgTCCAATCTGCATTTTGGCTGTGTTTTGGCTTGGATTGATGAACTGATGCTCTGGTGTTGGCGGGAGCAGGCTgagctctgagctgtgctgcagggcagctgtTACCTGGAGCGGGATGCCCGCTGAGGAGGGGTCCAGAGGGGTCCGAGCCtggggctcctgtccctgcagggtctCCTGGGCCTGTCCCACCAGGTTCCTCCTCCTGAGGAACTCCCTTTGGCGggggctgagctctggctgcGGGGCTGGCCGGGCCAGGTGCCGGCAGGTGCTGCTGTTCTTCCTGCAGCGGagcctctccctctcctcctgcctcctctcGCTCCTCTCCTCGCTGCTCTCGCCCGGGCACCGCCGCTGTGGCCGGACCCTCCTGGGCATGGTGGCCGTGTCCCCCCGGGGCCTCTGCCCTGCCAAACCGGGGCAAAACACCTGAGAGAAAATCAACCCTTTCTGGGATTTGATGCTTGGGGGGTATCGGCGGTGTTTGGGAGTGCCATTTACACGTAGGATACTTCTGTGCTTTTTAGTTTGTATTCAGATCTGCTCTGTAATTCTTTTTACTGTCCTTGTGGTAGCTGTGGGGTGCTCAAAGCTCATTCCTGGGGCTATCTTTTACTGTAGGGGCCTCCTTTGAAGGCGAGCAGcatttttggggtgctcagcTCTTGCCCTGGCTGGGCCAGGTGCCCATGAGCCCCAGCCAGGACACTGCTCCAAATGCTGAGCGTTTTTCACCTTGGATTGCTCCATTCCAGAAAAGGCCCAGTTGTGTGTCCTGCTCAGTCTCCACTCATCCATCTCTTCCCATCAGGAAAAGCCCAGCCCTCTCCCACCTGCGCTGCCTCTGGCTcacccagcctgtcccagggctgtcaAAGCCACAGTTCACCAAAAATGCACTGAAAAGCAGGATAAAGCTTAAAGAAACACAGTCCATTACTCACCCCGGGCTGAGCAAACCCTTGAGGCTTTCCTGACAAGCTAATTCtccatttccttcttctgttACCCCAAATTACCCTCTCTAATTAAACACGTCCTCTATCTTTGCTTTCCAAGCTGTTACACTTCTTGCTTCAAGGGAAACCAGAAAAACCCTCTGCTTCTTGCTGGTTGACGTTACAGTTTCCCGCTGCAAGTTGTGTAGGCTGAAAGTGGGgtgaaaaaagagggaaaaggtgCCTGGTGCTGCTTTcagcctctgctcccctccagtcccagctcccggtgctgtgggtgctgcagcaCTTACCTGGTGCCAGGCTCCTGTCCTGCCCCTCGAGTGGTGAGCTGAGCCGGCTGTTCTGGGCAGGAACTCGCCCCAGCTGCCCTCTTCATGCCAAGCACCCCATCTTGtgctctccttttctccctggcGAACAGGAAGCGCTGCAGCTGCGGCCGAGCCCCGGTTCCTGTCTGTGCTCGCAGCGGGATCAGCTTATCTCGGGAGCCCTGcgtgtccagcctggccctgagcGAGCCAGCAGTTATCCCTGGGACATCTCCCCGTgctctgtgacacacaggcaGCACCGGCtcatggagctgctgtggcaccTGGGGAAGGAGTTTCCCCAAGCGGCTTTGGGGCAGAGAAATCCAGACTTAGGGAAGTACAGTAATGCTATTATTTTAAGGCTTCTTGCAGattgaaaagaggaaaaaaagtgtgTTTTGGCAGCTGAGGAGAGGTCAGGAATGGCAGAAATTCATTAAGGTCTTTAGAGAAGTGAAAGCTCCGTTAATGCAAATGGGGAGGAGGTCGGTTTAGCCAGCTGGGTACCGAGAAGGGCTCCCTGCTTGTGCACGTGGAGAAGGAACACCCGGAAAAGCAGAGGTCTCAAAGTAACGtgggatttatttttacaaagaCCAGCATGCAAGGGATGTGTGACAGAAAATCTCCAGATTCAGAGACTCTCTCATGGCTTTGGGTGGTTTGTGCTGCTTGGCCCAAACCCTGGTTCTGGGcagggctcagctcagctgcctcGGTGGCTTTCCAGAGGGAACCATTTCTGCAGGTTGAGCAGGAACCCTGCTGGTGAGCAGGACACtggcagcaggtgctgctgctgcagggcttcTCTTTCCTGGTTGGAAACAGCCCTTTACAAGAGTCCATTACTAAAAAGGACATTTCTGTGCTGCGTTACAGACTCCTGGAGCGTCCTGCCCCAGGGTGTCAGCAGAGGTGTGGGAAGGGTGCCCAGGCAGCCGGGTTAGCGCCCAGCTggctcctgcttggccccaggtgtcccagcaCAGTCCCAGGACTACGTTCTCCTGACGTTTTCCACGCGGTAGCTGCTGCGGATGAGGGAGTTCAGGAGCTCCGGGGCGATGCTGTGTGCGAGGAGCGTGCTGCCCACGGCCCGGGGCGGGTAGTGCAGCTCCCGCCGGCGCAGGGCTCCTGCCCGGATGATCTCCAAGGCACACTCCTCCTTCGGGGCCGGCGTGTCCGGGATAACGTGTGACACGGCGCTCACGGCGCTCTCTGGGGGGGGACAGGGTCACAGTGTCAGCTGGGGCTCACTCAGGTGTCTGGGGCACCCTCAAACCCACAAACTCTGCAGATCACACCTGTTTAACAAGGCTTACAACAGTGAAAATAACAATCATAAAATGTTCTTCCCTTTCCACCTCTCGAGTGGCAGCAGGACCTCCTCCCCTGAGTTCTCTGAGAGGACGGCAAAGGCCTCAGGCCACGGTTTTTTAGGAGTTGGGTCCTGTTTCCACAGACCCCGTGGGAGgaggctccagcagcagtggcagagcagggcaggaccAGGCAGGGGTGGTGGGCTCAGCTTGGCTGCGCCTGCTGGGCTGAGCTTACCTGTGTTGATGTAGCCCAGGATGCAGAGTGTGATGGAAACATTGACCTTGTCTATGATGAGCTCCTGCCTCAGGGAGCTGAAGAATCCATCTAAGGCGAACTTGGTTGCGGAATAGGGAGCAGTAAAAGGGCCGGCAATTCTGCCTGGAGCAGAGACAGAGCTGGGGTTCAGCTGCTGGGCAGGCACCAGGCTGCACAGCTCTCCCTTCCTCTTGCCCTGCCAGTAGCtgcagggattttgggagctgctgggatttaGGGTGTTGGAATGAGCTGTCATGAATGCTTGAGAGAAATAAACGCACACAGGAACGTTTAAAATGTAACGTGGCACAAAGTGCCCCAGTGCAGCTGATACTGCTCCTGTACCCTGCAGAGATGCCCACATTGCAAATGTGTGTTCAAGACGTGAAATCACCTGCACTGCAGCGTGTGAGGGGGATCAGAGGGAGCCAAGACACTGACAGGACAAAATATAAATTTCCCAGAGGAAACTGTGCACCAAAGATGTAAATCATCTGCTGACCCTGAGTCCCAGCTCTCGGCTTGTGGTCCTGACCCTGTCCCTTGACGAAGAGTCTGGGCAGGGatcccagggaagggctgtgagCTCACCTGCTATGGATGAAACCACAACAATGCTGCCCTCGCTCTCCTtcagcaggggcagggcagcCGTGGCCAAGGCCACGTAGCTCACAAAGTTGATCTCCATGAGCTGTCGGACGTGGCCCACGTCCCCGCTGAAGTAGGTGAAGCCGCTGTGGCCGATGTGGTTCAGGATGAGCATGTCCAggccacctggggacacagcaggttTGTCACCTGCACGCCAGGCCCCTCCTGGAGGCCGGGGGTGAGGAGGGGTGAGGAGGGGCAGCTCCACGGGACCTACCCCAGGTGTTCTCAgcctccctgagcagctcctggggcagggtGGGGCTGTCCATGGAGCCGCTGATGTAGCGG from Poecile atricapillus isolate bPoeAtr1 chromosome 23, bPoeAtr1.hap1, whole genome shotgun sequence includes the following:
- the LOC131587743 gene encoding 11-beta-hydroxysteroid dehydrogenase 1-like; amino-acid sequence: MGLLLKIFIPLLGAALAFYFYSAPENFSEEMLRGKRVIVTGASSGIGEQMAYHLAHMEAHLLLTARTEAKLQKVVERCLELGAASARYISGSMDSPTLPQELLREAENTWGGLDMLILNHIGHSGFTYFSGDVGHVRQLMEINFVSYVALATAALPLLKESEGSIVVVSSIAGRIAGPFTAPYSATKFALDGFFSSLRQELIIDKVNVSITLCILGYINTESAVSAVSHVIPDTPAPKEECALEIIRAGALRRRELHYPPRAVGSTLLAHSIAPELLNSLIRSSYRVENVRRT